In Candidatus Atribacteria bacterium ADurb.Bin276, the following proteins share a genomic window:
- the def gene encoding Peptide deformylase, with the protein MADLNIEKYGSQILRQKAEPVQNIDGKVKKIIQDMFETLHKNSGLGLAANQVGILQRLVVLTNPNTNQDMAFINPEWKEVDPEKEIGEEGCLSVPGIFSKVNRFQKIQVTTQDVQGRQLDFFADGLLARIIQHEIDHLNGILFIDRLSPTRRLVLANKLSRINTNGDHE; encoded by the coding sequence ATGGCGGATCTGAATATTGAGAAATATGGAAGCCAAATTTTGAGGCAAAAAGCTGAACCAGTTCAAAATATTGATGGCAAAGTCAAAAAAATCATACAGGATATGTTCGAAACTCTGCATAAAAACTCTGGCTTGGGATTAGCTGCCAATCAAGTGGGAATTCTGCAGCGCTTGGTTGTTTTAACGAATCCAAATACTAACCAAGACATGGCTTTCATTAATCCCGAGTGGAAAGAAGTCGATCCAGAAAAAGAAATTGGAGAAGAAGGGTGTTTGAGTGTTCCTGGAATATTTTCAAAGGTCAACCGGTTCCAGAAAATTCAAGTTACTACCCAAGATGTTCAAGGAAGGCAACTGGATTTTTTTGCTGATGGCTTATTGGCACGGATCATCCAGCATGAAATTGATCATCTCAATGGTATTCTCTTTATTGACCGTTTGAGCCCAACTCGTCGTTTGGTATTGGCTAATAAATTATCAAGAATAAATACAAATGGTGATCATGAATGA
- the fmt gene encoding Methionyl-tRNA formyltransferase: MIKVVFLGTTPLSIGVLSALVDAQYNIAAVITQPDRECGRGRKLTAPPVKVWSQDHGFKVLQPDKVNRKDFLDEINKIAPDIMIVAAYGQILRSSLLEIAPFGCINVHASLLPRYRGADPIRWVILNGEKKTGVSIMLMDEGIDTGPVLATREVMIEDSENSITLENKLGKIGGELLVEVLPAWIEGKIKPIPQSNEQASYAGKIPKDLYQIKWNRSAEEIVRQVKAFAPCPGAFGYFHQKRLKVIKAHVYKQKEKVKAGQIIGYEPKVGLLVGTGKGILAIEVLHPENRKVQTGQEFCCGYRIQPGDLFQ; the protein is encoded by the coding sequence ATGATAAAAGTAGTTTTTTTAGGAACAACTCCCTTATCGATTGGAGTGTTGAGCGCTCTTGTCGATGCCCAGTATAATATTGCAGCTGTTATTACCCAACCCGACCGTGAGTGTGGAAGAGGAAGAAAATTAACCGCTCCACCGGTTAAAGTTTGGTCCCAAGATCATGGGTTCAAAGTTTTACAACCAGATAAAGTGAATCGGAAAGATTTTTTAGATGAAATTAATAAAATTGCTCCCGACATTATGATCGTGGCTGCCTACGGACAAATCTTACGTTCATCGCTATTAGAAATTGCTCCTTTCGGGTGTATAAACGTGCATGCTTCGCTGCTTCCTCGTTATCGTGGTGCTGATCCAATCCGCTGGGTAATTTTGAACGGTGAAAAAAAGACCGGTGTCAGCATCATGTTGATGGACGAAGGAATCGATACCGGGCCAGTTTTAGCAACCCGTGAAGTGATGATTGAAGATTCAGAAAATAGTATTACTTTAGAAAATAAATTAGGTAAAATCGGTGGAGAATTGTTAGTGGAGGTTTTGCCTGCCTGGATTGAAGGAAAGATCAAACCGATTCCGCAATCGAATGAGCAAGCGAGCTATGCAGGAAAAATTCCGAAAGATCTTTATCAAATCAAATGGAATCGTTCAGCTGAAGAAATCGTTCGCCAAGTCAAAGCCTTTGCTCCCTGTCCAGGAGCTTTTGGATATTTTCATCAAAAACGCCTAAAAGTCATTAAAGCTCACGTCTATAAACAAAAGGAAAAAGTGAAAGCCGGACAAATCATTGGCTATGAACCTAAGGTTGGATTATTGGTGGGAACTGGTAAGGGAATATTGGCGATAGAAGTATTACATCCAGAAAATAGAAAAGTTCAAACCGGACAGGAGTTTTGCTGTGGATACCGTATTCAACCTGGAGATCTATTTCAGTAG
- a CDS encoding putative neutral zinc metallopeptidase, translating to MFYPFDYTFILLIPALILAFYAQSKVKSTYATLSQKRSRAGLSGFEVAQQLIQQNNLSLRVEETPGQLTDHYDPSREILRLSTGVARGGSIADYSIAAHEVGHALQKREKYGAFALRSILVPVASIGSQAAFPLFFIGLIFSFRFLMDIGIIFFSLAVLFQVVTLPVEYDASRRAYAALTNSGIVAVDEQPDIKKMLNAAALTYVAATAMAALQLLRLILLRQSRD from the coding sequence ATGTTTTATCCTTTTGATTACACATTTATTTTATTGATACCAGCACTCATCCTGGCTTTTTATGCCCAATCAAAAGTGAAAAGCACTTATGCAACTCTTTCACAAAAACGTTCTCGGGCTGGTTTGAGTGGATTTGAAGTTGCCCAACAGCTAATTCAACAAAATAATCTTTCCCTCCGGGTTGAAGAAACCCCAGGGCAGCTAACCGATCACTATGATCCATCTCGGGAAATACTCCGGCTTTCTACCGGTGTGGCTAGGGGTGGTTCAATAGCAGATTATAGCATTGCTGCGCACGAGGTTGGGCATGCATTACAAAAGCGCGAGAAATACGGGGCTTTTGCCTTGCGTTCCATTTTGGTTCCAGTGGCCAGTATCGGTTCGCAAGCCGCCTTTCCGCTCTTTTTTATAGGGTTAATCTTTTCTTTTCGATTTCTTATGGATATTGGAATTATCTTCTTTAGCTTGGCGGTTTTATTCCAAGTGGTTACTCTCCCAGTAGAATACGATGCCAGCCGTCGAGCTTATGCAGCCCTAACCAATTCTGGTATAGTTGCCGTGGATGAGCAGCCGGATATTAAAAAAATGCTCAATGCTGCAGCGTTAACCTATGTTGCTGCAACCGCCATGGCTGCCTTACAATTATTGCGTTTAATTCTTCTTCGTCAAAGCCGGGATTAA
- the rsmB gene encoding Ribosomal RNA small subunit methyltransferase B: MNVRLEAFRILNRLFRGEQVFLDKEYSASIKTGDLSIPDRSFLVHLVRGIVKFYPQLQEIASTYLQKPKSLPKKVQIILYLGLFQLAVDTRIPDYAVVSETVELARLTHSHPWIKLVNAISRKAAAERIRWCKQAEHWGMVLPQWLEEYWRIYLTRGEMNQLKKSLVLPPVLYLRVNSLKTNSQKLIETLSKKYSIVVNSLPMLPNALNTQLDYSQLVETDEYQKGYFSIHDFSSQIMVHLFAPKPGEKIVDIGCGSGGKTLMMAQIMKNQGCIHAVDVHPEKLKTLEVLAHRQGIDIIQTLAADATQPLPQELFSSDRVFVDAPCSGWGTLRRNPEIGILRNKSDNQSLAEKQFQLLCQASALIKKNGIILYCVCTMTPEETEGVVGAFEKLKPEEWEVNLPGDSQLQPELQSTILLTDDKSYRIWPHYFNSDGFFGKAWRKL; encoded by the coding sequence GTGAATGTTCGTTTAGAAGCTTTTCGTATTTTGAATCGACTTTTTCGTGGGGAACAAGTTTTTTTAGATAAAGAATATTCAGCATCAATAAAAACTGGCGATCTTTCAATTCCCGATCGTTCCTTTTTAGTTCATTTAGTTCGAGGAATTGTAAAATTTTATCCTCAGCTTCAAGAAATCGCCTCAACTTATCTTCAAAAACCTAAAAGTCTTCCCAAAAAGGTTCAAATTATATTGTATTTAGGACTTTTTCAACTGGCAGTAGATACTCGCATTCCCGATTATGCCGTGGTGTCGGAGACTGTTGAATTAGCTCGTCTTACTCATTCTCATCCCTGGATTAAACTGGTCAATGCCATCTCACGTAAAGCTGCGGCGGAAAGAATCCGTTGGTGTAAACAAGCCGAACACTGGGGTATGGTTCTTCCCCAATGGTTGGAAGAATATTGGAGGATTTACTTAACCAGGGGTGAAATGAACCAACTTAAAAAATCCTTGGTTCTTCCGCCAGTTCTTTATCTTCGAGTGAATTCATTGAAAACCAATTCTCAAAAATTGATTGAAACCTTATCAAAAAAATATTCTATTGTCGTAAATTCACTGCCCATGCTCCCCAATGCTCTAAATACTCAATTGGATTATTCTCAATTAGTTGAAACCGATGAATACCAAAAAGGATATTTTTCTATCCATGATTTCAGTTCTCAGATCATGGTACATCTTTTTGCCCCAAAGCCAGGTGAGAAGATTGTTGATATTGGTTGTGGTTCGGGTGGGAAAACTTTAATGATGGCCCAGATTATGAAAAATCAGGGTTGTATACATGCAGTAGACGTCCATCCGGAAAAATTAAAAACTCTTGAAGTTCTCGCTCATCGTCAAGGAATTGATATTATCCAAACCCTTGCAGCTGACGCAACCCAGCCCCTTCCTCAAGAATTATTTAGTTCCGATCGAGTTTTTGTTGATGCTCCCTGTTCCGGTTGGGGAACACTGCGAAGGAACCCCGAAATTGGAATTTTAAGAAATAAGTCTGATAATCAATCTCTCGCTGAAAAGCAGTTTCAACTTTTATGCCAAGCCTCTGCATTAATTAAAAAAAATGGTATTATATTATATTGTGTTTGTACCATGACTCCGGAAGAAACCGAGGGAGTAGTTGGAGCCTTTGAAAAACTTAAACCAGAGGAATGGGAAGTGAATTTGCCTGGAGATAGCCAGTTGCAACCTGAATTGCAATCAACTATCTTATTAACCGATGATAAATCATATAGGATATGGCCTCATTATTTTAATTCCGATGGGTTTTTTGGGAAGGCTTGGAGGAAACTGTGA
- the prkC gene encoding Serine/threonine-protein kinase PrkC, with amino-acid sequence MTAKRVKTPNLFLRILLTVIAFGLGVVLSGFFGLMLLQYSVNATSLSVPDFRNQDLVSAVNLASKMGLQVEVARVESRSDRMANQVLEQDPLPGADAKRGRKIRVVVSGQTGQAQAGGAVVAPTAAQEVKMSRVPDVRDLSLNEAQNLLETNGYQLGRVVEVTHEDVLKGMVISQDPPAESTLPLGSQVSLLISKGGTAAIAATPPAKILVPDLIGLKVEEARRLLAEMDLSVGQIEEVAMPERNPGIIIGQMPESGQEASVGQAINFQVVQAIQDLQDLSLRFALPDARVPITVRIVVNDELGERVVYEEQHQGGETVEILSRTKGKGKVLIYLNGYYYWEKEL; translated from the coding sequence GTGACTGCAAAAAGGGTAAAAACACCGAACCTTTTTTTACGAATACTCCTAACGGTAATTGCCTTTGGCTTGGGAGTGGTTCTCAGCGGTTTTTTTGGATTAATGCTCTTGCAGTATTCTGTCAATGCGACATCATTATCAGTGCCGGATTTCCGTAACCAAGACTTGGTTAGTGCAGTGAATTTGGCATCAAAAATGGGTTTGCAAGTAGAAGTAGCCCGAGTAGAAAGCCGGTCTGACAGGATGGCAAACCAGGTATTGGAACAAGATCCACTGCCGGGAGCTGATGCCAAACGAGGAAGAAAAATCAGAGTTGTCGTGAGCGGACAAACTGGACAAGCCCAAGCTGGGGGAGCAGTTGTCGCTCCAACTGCAGCCCAAGAAGTCAAGATGAGTAGAGTGCCGGATGTCCGGGATTTAAGTTTAAATGAAGCCCAAAATCTGTTAGAGACGAACGGATATCAACTGGGTCGAGTGGTGGAAGTGACTCATGAAGATGTATTAAAAGGAATGGTTATATCACAGGACCCACCTGCCGAGAGCACTCTTCCTTTAGGTAGTCAAGTCAGTCTTTTAATCAGCAAAGGCGGTACGGCAGCGATAGCTGCAACTCCACCAGCAAAAATATTGGTTCCTGATTTAATTGGTTTAAAAGTTGAAGAAGCCAGGCGGCTTTTGGCAGAAATGGATTTATCGGTTGGTCAAATTGAAGAAGTGGCCATGCCGGAAAGAAATCCCGGTATTATTATTGGCCAAATGCCAGAATCCGGCCAGGAAGCTTCTGTCGGCCAGGCAATAAATTTTCAGGTCGTGCAGGCTATTCAAGATTTACAAGATTTAAGCCTTCGATTTGCTTTACCCGATGCCAGAGTTCCAATTACTGTGAGGATTGTAGTGAATGATGAATTGGGAGAACGGGTGGTTTACGAAGAGCAACATCAAGGTGGAGAAACAGTGGAAATTTTATCCCGAACCAAGGGGAAGGGGAAAGTCCTGATTTATTTAAACGGTTATTATTATTGGGAAAAAGAATTATAA
- the rpe_1 gene encoding Ribulose-phosphate 3-epimerase produces MAILAPSILSCDFSRLKDQLLMAQEGGVEMIHIDVMDGHFVPNITFGTLIVDAVRKILPKAFLDVHLMIQNPQDCYLDFINAGADNISFHLEVVPDFDFLINLIQKAGAKASLAVAPGTPVHMLDQILPKLYLVLLMTVNPGFGGQKIIPGMDQKIIQLRKKIKSRGLNTLIEIDGGIHENNIEYLASCGASVIAAGSLVFSDENKITQKVREISDKIKRF; encoded by the coding sequence ATGGCAATATTAGCCCCTTCAATTTTATCTTGTGATTTTTCTCGACTAAAAGATCAACTCCTCATGGCTCAAGAGGGCGGAGTAGAGATGATTCATATTGATGTCATGGATGGGCATTTTGTTCCCAACATTACCTTTGGGACCTTAATCGTCGATGCAGTTCGGAAAATACTGCCGAAAGCTTTTCTGGATGTCCATCTCATGATCCAAAACCCCCAGGATTGTTACCTTGATTTTATTAATGCTGGTGCTGACAATATTAGCTTTCATCTGGAAGTTGTCCCCGATTTTGATTTCTTAATCAATCTTATTCAGAAGGCTGGTGCCAAGGCTTCATTGGCTGTTGCTCCTGGCACACCAGTGCATATGCTTGACCAGATTCTCCCAAAATTATATCTGGTGTTGTTGATGACCGTTAACCCGGGTTTTGGAGGACAAAAAATCATACCAGGTATGGACCAGAAAATTATTCAATTGAGGAAGAAAATTAAATCGCGAGGTTTGAATACCTTAATTGAAATTGATGGTGGTATCCATGAAAACAATATTGAATACTTAGCATCTTGTGGGGCATCGGTTATTGCTGCTGGTTCACTGGTGTTTTCCGATGAGAACAAAATTACCCAAAAAGTACGTGAGATCTCTGACAAAATCAAGAGGTTTTAA
- the rpmB gene encoding 50S ribosomal protein L28, with product MAICEVCGKKPVFGNKISHSHRVTRKMWRPNIQKVRVRLNGHSAKMNICTSCLKAGKIKKA from the coding sequence ATGGCAATCTGTGAAGTTTGTGGAAAAAAACCGGTTTTTGGAAACAAGATCAGCCACTCCCACCGGGTTACAAGAAAAATGTGGAGACCAAATATTCAGAAAGTCCGAGTACGGCTTAATGGTCATTCGGCAAAAATGAACATTTGTACTTCTTGTCTGAAGGCTGGTAAAATAAAAAAAGCGTAA
- the recG gene encoding ATP-dependent DNA helicase RecG, translating to MSWFSYQVTIPSGVFKMEKDRDRLKKIIEQESQRLDNQTVFGGFNQYVKKMIQSLSIPVPEEIFLSVNRYPQMSKPARSIFLKNLETCIIDGHQPQPSASQPSSPIKPVDFQLSVRTIKGVGPVVEKQLNRLNIYTREDLILYFPRHYQDRGQIIPIAKAEGSGLQTVLGKVVRHDRISTRRGRLLKVVIQDQTGQISLVCFNRDFLARILTPGKKVLITGFFQTAYGKKETSRFEYEIIDSEDIQYESILPVYGLTDGLNAKKLRSLIDIALKTSLAAFQDTIPKPIQEKYSLLRKPGAILELHHPSRSSITELNKHRSRSQVTLIFEEFLLFALSLKVRRHQIQALQVQPIVPDFTFINRFIRQLPFELTLAQKKVLKQIENDLTSGKIMNRLLQGDVGSGKTLVAIINALYIIKAGQQVAMMAPTEILADQHYQRWSQILKEFGIEVSLITGGQSKEKSEIIEKIGEGRVHFVIGTHALLEDYVQFNRLGLVIVDEQHRFGVKQRSRLKEKAVVPHLLVMSATPIPRTLALTLYGDLDVSVLDGKPIGRKPVETVAFSMKEQKQAFQRVGSFLEKGQQAFVVCPAIEESDLELSNVYEVYEQLQKKWFSHSQIELIHGKLPSKEKDDIMGRFSRGEIQVLVATSVIEVGIDVPNANVMVIENAERFGLAQLHQLRGRIGRGDQAGWCVLLYQGKNQDIQKRMEIMVNTDDGFQIAEEDLKMRGPGEFYGVRQSGVLEFHLADPFRDWKILEKAHQEADLILQNDPRLQKPENQILKKEIERRFFQFLPEELMIEA from the coding sequence TTGTCTTGGTTCTCATATCAGGTTACAATACCCTCGGGTGTTTTTAAAATGGAGAAGGATAGAGATCGACTAAAAAAAATCATTGAACAAGAATCTCAACGACTGGATAATCAAACCGTGTTCGGGGGATTTAATCAATATGTAAAAAAAATGATCCAAAGCCTATCAATTCCAGTTCCTGAGGAAATATTCTTAAGTGTAAATAGGTATCCCCAAATGTCAAAACCAGCCAGGAGCATTTTTCTGAAAAACTTGGAAACCTGCATTATAGATGGACACCAACCGCAACCTTCTGCCTCTCAACCTTCATCGCCTATAAAACCGGTCGATTTCCAGCTTTCGGTTCGAACCATAAAAGGAGTTGGACCAGTTGTTGAAAAACAGCTCAACCGTTTAAATATTTATACCCGAGAAGACCTCATTCTTTATTTTCCTCGTCATTACCAAGATCGAGGGCAGATTATCCCCATTGCTAAAGCGGAAGGTTCAGGATTACAAACAGTATTGGGGAAAGTGGTTCGACACGATCGGATATCTACCCGGAGAGGACGATTGTTGAAAGTAGTGATTCAAGACCAAACCGGGCAAATTTCTTTAGTTTGTTTTAATCGTGATTTTTTGGCTCGAATTCTCACGCCGGGGAAAAAAGTGCTCATCACCGGTTTTTTTCAAACAGCTTATGGAAAGAAAGAAACCAGTCGCTTTGAGTATGAAATAATCGATTCCGAAGATATTCAATATGAATCCATCCTGCCGGTTTATGGTTTAACCGATGGACTCAACGCCAAAAAATTACGTTCTCTTATCGATATAGCACTTAAAACATCCTTAGCCGCTTTTCAAGATACTATTCCTAAACCTATTCAAGAAAAATATAGTCTCCTAAGGAAGCCTGGGGCAATTTTAGAACTTCACCATCCGAGCCGATCCTCAATTACTGAACTGAATAAGCATCGTTCTCGGTCGCAGGTTACGCTTATTTTTGAAGAATTTCTTCTTTTTGCTTTAAGTCTAAAAGTTAGAAGGCATCAAATTCAGGCATTACAGGTTCAACCCATTGTTCCCGACTTCACATTCATCAACCGTTTTATTCGACAACTTCCTTTTGAATTGACGTTAGCTCAGAAAAAAGTATTAAAACAAATAGAAAATGACCTGACCAGTGGGAAAATAATGAATCGGTTGCTCCAGGGAGATGTTGGTTCGGGAAAAACCTTGGTCGCCATCATTAATGCTCTATATATTATAAAAGCCGGACAGCAGGTTGCTATGATGGCCCCAACCGAAATCCTCGCCGATCAGCATTATCAGCGGTGGAGTCAAATATTAAAAGAGTTTGGTATTGAAGTTAGTTTAATAACCGGTGGTCAAAGTAAGGAAAAAAGTGAAATAATAGAGAAAATCGGAGAAGGCAGGGTACATTTCGTTATTGGGACTCATGCCCTGCTGGAAGATTATGTTCAGTTTAATCGATTGGGATTAGTCATTGTCGATGAGCAGCATCGTTTTGGGGTAAAACAACGTTCCCGATTAAAAGAAAAAGCCGTTGTTCCTCACCTTTTGGTGATGTCGGCAACTCCCATACCCCGAACCTTAGCCTTAACTCTTTACGGGGACCTGGATGTTTCGGTTCTTGATGGAAAACCAATCGGGAGAAAACCGGTTGAAACAGTTGCTTTTTCTATGAAAGAACAAAAACAAGCCTTTCAACGAGTAGGTTCCTTTTTGGAGAAGGGACAACAAGCTTTTGTAGTTTGTCCGGCAATTGAGGAAAGTGATCTTGAATTAAGCAACGTATATGAAGTTTATGAACAGCTCCAAAAGAAATGGTTTTCCCACTCTCAGATTGAGTTGATACATGGAAAACTTCCTTCAAAAGAGAAGGATGATATTATGGGTCGATTTTCTCGGGGAGAAATTCAAGTCTTGGTAGCAACCTCGGTGATTGAAGTGGGGATCGATGTGCCCAATGCCAATGTGATGGTCATTGAAAATGCCGAGCGCTTTGGTTTGGCACAGCTTCATCAATTGCGGGGGAGAATTGGTCGAGGAGATCAAGCTGGTTGGTGTGTTTTGCTATACCAGGGGAAGAATCAAGATATCCAAAAAAGAATGGAAATCATGGTCAATACCGATGATGGATTTCAAATTGCCGAAGAGGACCTCAAAATGAGAGGACCGGGAGAATTTTATGGGGTAAGGCAGTCGGGAGTTTTGGAATTTCATTTAGCCGATCCTTTTCGGGATTGGAAAATTTTGGAAAAAGCCCATCAAGAAGCTGATTTGATTCTCCAGAATGATCCCCGACTGCAGAAACCGGAAAATCAAATCCTCAAGAAGGAAATTGAAAGACGGTTTTTCCAATTTTTACCGGAAGAACTAATGATCGAAGCCTAA
- the rsmD gene encoding Ribosomal RNA small subunit methyltransferase D, with protein sequence MGYLYITGGSIRNRKIIGPQNQKTRPMQAFLRKTLFDLMPLSLEKSIIWDIFAGSGAIGLEALSRGAGKVFFVEKDIKMTTVIGRNVKLCGFQEQSQVLLADYFDLKRWVSRVEPPEIVFLDPPFPINPVEVLEKMYNLFELVKNSLIVIRFSKKSNPSLECPFYRVIIRRAYGDSALLFGSFE encoded by the coding sequence ATGGGATACTTGTATATAACCGGAGGTTCGATAAGAAATCGAAAAATTATCGGGCCTCAGAATCAAAAGACTCGTCCGATGCAGGCATTTCTTCGAAAAACCTTGTTTGATTTAATGCCGTTATCGTTGGAAAAATCTATCATATGGGATATATTTGCTGGATCAGGAGCGATAGGTCTGGAAGCGTTAAGTCGAGGAGCTGGCAAGGTTTTTTTTGTCGAAAAGGATATAAAAATGACCACCGTGATTGGAAGGAATGTTAAGCTATGTGGTTTTCAAGAGCAATCCCAAGTTCTATTAGCGGATTATTTCGACTTAAAACGCTGGGTTTCCAGAGTCGAACCGCCAGAAATCGTCTTTCTTGACCCTCCCTTTCCAATTAATCCTGTTGAAGTATTGGAAAAAATGTATAATTTATTTGAGTTAGTAAAAAACAGTTTAATTGTTATCCGTTTTTCAAAAAAATCCAACCCTTCGCTCGAATGCCCTTTTTATCGGGTAATTATTCGCCGAGCTTACGGCGATAGTGCGTTATTGTTTGGTAGCTTTGAATAA
- the coaD gene encoding Phosphopantetheine adenylyltransferase: MIAIYPGSFDPVTNGHLDIIIRGSKIFDGLIVGLLKNPNKKPLFTVEEREAMMVEAIKDLNNVTVEVFQGLLVQFARQKNCRIILRGLRAISDYEYETQIAITNRKICPEIETFLLPTSTEYSYLNSTVVKEIAQFGGCIRGLVPEGVEKKLRKKFQA; the protein is encoded by the coding sequence TTGATAGCGATTTATCCTGGTAGTTTTGATCCGGTGACCAATGGACACCTTGATATTATCATTCGTGGAAGTAAAATATTTGATGGTTTGATCGTGGGTCTTTTAAAAAATCCTAACAAAAAGCCTTTGTTTACTGTGGAAGAACGAGAAGCAATGATGGTGGAAGCTATAAAAGACCTAAACAATGTAACGGTTGAGGTTTTTCAAGGCCTTCTGGTGCAATTTGCTCGTCAAAAAAATTGCCGTATCATTCTGCGCGGTTTGAGAGCAATATCTGATTATGAATATGAAACTCAAATTGCTATTACCAATCGAAAGATATGCCCAGAGATAGAAACTTTTCTTCTCCCCACTAGTACTGAGTATTCCTATTTAAACTCAACTGTTGTTAAAGAAATAGCCCAGTTTGGGGGATGTATTCGAGGATTAGTCCCCGAGGGTGTGGAAAAAAAACTAAGAAAGAAATTCCAAGCTTAG
- the pta gene encoding Phosphate acetyltransferase, whose product MNVLEEIRNRAKSLKKTVALPEYDDERVLQAAEIATRDQVAAIQLIGDPAIIEQKTKSLGISLTGVEIIDHKKDQQRAEYVRSLYELRKGKGLTPEQAEQWLDSSMYYACMMLYHDRIDGIVSGAALSSPDVIRPALQIIKTAPGVKLASSCFLMVVPDCLYGSNGVFLYADSGFNPNPDSEELAHIAITTARTATQLLDVEPIVAMLSFSTKGSARHELVDKVIEATAIAHSLKPELLIDGELQGDAALVSSVAEKKAPGSKVAGKANVLIFPDLNAGNICYKLTERLARATAIGPILQGLAKPVNDLSRGCKAQDIVDQIAVTVLQTQF is encoded by the coding sequence ATGAATGTTTTGGAAGAAATCCGTAACCGTGCGAAAAGTCTTAAAAAAACCGTAGCGCTTCCCGAATATGACGACGAAAGAGTTCTTCAAGCGGCTGAGATTGCAACCCGAGATCAAGTCGCTGCTATTCAGTTGATCGGCGATCCAGCCATTATCGAGCAAAAAACCAAAAGTTTGGGAATTTCTCTTACTGGAGTTGAAATAATCGATCATAAAAAAGACCAACAAAGGGCTGAATATGTTCGATCACTTTATGAATTGCGTAAGGGAAAGGGTCTTACCCCAGAGCAGGCTGAGCAATGGCTGGATAGCAGTATGTATTATGCTTGTATGATGCTGTACCATGATCGCATCGATGGGATTGTATCAGGAGCAGCACTTTCCAGCCCTGATGTGATCCGCCCGGCTTTGCAGATTATTAAAACAGCTCCTGGTGTTAAATTGGCGTCAAGCTGTTTCCTAATGGTTGTTCCTGATTGTCTTTATGGATCAAACGGAGTATTTCTTTACGCTGATTCGGGATTCAATCCCAACCCTGACTCGGAAGAACTCGCCCATATTGCCATCACTACTGCCCGTACTGCAACTCAGCTCTTAGATGTTGAACCAATAGTTGCTATGCTTTCTTTTTCTACTAAAGGAAGTGCCCGGCATGAATTAGTTGATAAGGTTATCGAAGCGACAGCAATTGCTCATTCTTTAAAACCAGAATTGCTTATCGATGGTGAGCTTCAAGGAGATGCTGCTTTGGTTTCCTCGGTGGCCGAGAAGAAAGCTCCTGGAAGCAAGGTGGCAGGAAAAGCGAATGTTCTCATTTTTCCCGATCTCAATGCTGGAAATATTTGTTATAAATTAACCGAGCGTTTGGCTCGAGCAACTGCCATTGGACCAATATTGCAAGGATTGGCAAAACCGGTTAATGACTTGTCACGGGGATGCAAAGCTCAAGACATCGTTGATCAAATTGCCGTAACTGTTTTACAAACACAATTTTAG